Proteins co-encoded in one Balneolaceae bacterium genomic window:
- the nusA gene encoding transcription termination factor NusA — translation MQDDISKLIIQSFAEIAKDKGIDKDLLLSILEDVFRTMIRKKYESDEAFEVILNADRGEIQILHIREVVPEDELTDEVTEIALEEAQKHDPDLELYDEYAQEISIQDFGRRAVTMARQQLAQRIREIEKDNIFEDYSDRIGEIVLGDVYQVRNNKDILVNHNGVELLLPKNEQIYKDRFHKGDTIRAVVVEVKRYSGNPTVIISRTSPLFLERLFENEIPEVFDGIIELRRIAREPGDRSKVAVISHDERVDPVGACVGMKGIRIHAVVRELQNENIDVINYSDDKIEFIKRALQPAKVLKVELNEDGSRASVLVPADEVSKAIGKGGVNIRLASKLVDAEIDVFREVEEEDDIDIAEFEIDFGAETIDVLREIGCDSARAVLELNEEELVRRTEGQITEEEAERIIDIIAYEFEDEED, via the coding sequence ATGCAAGACGATATTTCTAAGCTCATTATTCAGTCTTTTGCTGAAATAGCAAAAGACAAAGGAATTGATAAGGACCTGCTGCTATCTATTCTTGAGGATGTTTTCAGGACCATGATCCGAAAGAAATATGAATCAGATGAGGCTTTTGAAGTTATTTTAAATGCAGATCGGGGAGAGATTCAAATTCTGCATATCAGGGAAGTTGTTCCGGAAGATGAGTTGACGGATGAGGTCACTGAAATTGCACTTGAAGAAGCTCAAAAGCATGATCCGGATCTTGAATTGTATGATGAGTATGCGCAGGAGATTTCAATTCAGGATTTTGGTCGAAGAGCCGTTACAATGGCTCGCCAGCAGTTGGCACAACGAATACGTGAGATTGAGAAAGATAATATTTTTGAAGATTACTCCGACAGAATCGGTGAAATTGTTTTAGGGGATGTATACCAGGTACGAAACAATAAAGATATCCTGGTCAATCATAATGGTGTGGAATTATTACTTCCCAAAAACGAACAAATCTATAAGGACCGATTTCATAAAGGAGATACCATCCGTGCTGTTGTTGTAGAAGTAAAACGCTACAGCGGGAATCCAACTGTAATTATTTCAAGAACGTCGCCTCTTTTTCTTGAAAGGCTGTTTGAAAATGAAATTCCCGAAGTTTTTGACGGTATCATTGAACTGAGGCGGATAGCCCGGGAACCGGGGGATCGCTCGAAAGTTGCGGTTATCTCTCATGATGAACGGGTTGATCCTGTAGGGGCATGTGTTGGAATGAAGGGAATTCGAATTCATGCTGTAGTGCGTGAGCTTCAAAATGAGAATATCGACGTAATCAACTATAGCGACGACAAGATTGAATTCATTAAACGTGCACTTCAACCGGCTAAAGTTTTAAAAGTTGAATTGAATGAAGACGGGTCACGTGCCAGTGTTCTTGTTCCTGCTGATGAAGTGTCCAAAGCAATTGGAAAGGGTGGGGTTAATATCCGGTTGGCGTCGAAACTTGTGGATGCCGAAATTGATGTATTCCGTGAAGTTGAAGAGGAAGATGATATTGACATCGCAGAATTTGAAATTGATTTCGGGGCTGAAACCATTGATGTTCTTCGGGAAATCGGTTGCGATAGTGCCCGGGCCGTACTTGAATTA
- a CDS encoding ribosome maturation factor, whose translation MQNESIEKIKEIAYPIVEQGDTFLVDVEIKHQKVPEVWVLVDSESKGISLETFSAMSKKIGDLLEDENIFPNQYRLNVSSPGLSRPLSDMRQYLKNKGRTARVKFKQDDQYHKVEGVIRQVDENKISVETDDNNVVDISFENIVETKIIPKI comes from the coding sequence ATGCAAAACGAGTCAATAGAAAAAATTAAAGAAATTGCTTATCCCATTGTAGAACAAGGGGATACATTTCTTGTAGATGTAGAAATTAAACATCAGAAAGTACCCGAAGTGTGGGTGTTGGTTGATTCTGAAAGCAAAGGTATCTCTTTGGAAACATTTTCTGCAATGAGCAAGAAAATTGGAGATCTGCTGGAAGATGAAAATATATTTCCGAACCAGTACAGGCTCAATGTTTCATCTCCCGGATTGTCCCGGCCATTGTCTGATATGCGACAATATCTGAAAAACAAAGGTCGAACGGCAAGAGTTAAATTTAAGCAGGACGATCAATATCATAAGGTGGAAGGCGTTATCAGGCAAGTAGATGAGAATAAGATATCCGTAGAAACGGACGATAATAACGTGGTAGATATTTCATTCGAAAATATTGTAGAAACAAAAATTATCCCTAAAATTTAG
- a CDS encoding DUF192 domain-containing protein, whose amino-acid sequence MNRILLFFLFTPVLPLLFISSCNDTNQQSENQIKETGRELEFIGEVSFIRAENDTISTIDVAVADDNNSRSEGLMNVTELPDDSGMLFIFSNDSPRSFWMANTPLPLDIIFVNSDMEIVRIHRNTQPFSQQSIQSEAPARFVVEVSAGYTLEHDIREGMDIKIEGVNF is encoded by the coding sequence ATGAACCGAATACTCCTATTTTTCTTGTTTACCCCTGTACTTCCCTTATTATTTATTTCATCATGCAACGATACCAATCAACAATCTGAAAATCAGATCAAAGAAACCGGTCGGGAATTAGAATTTATTGGCGAAGTTTCATTTATCAGAGCCGAAAATGATACCATTTCAACTATAGATGTTGCCGTGGCTGATGATAATAATTCCCGAAGTGAAGGCCTTATGAATGTAACAGAGCTACCTGATGATTCCGGAATGCTTTTTATCTTTTCAAATGACAGTCCCAGAAGTTTTTGGATGGCGAATACTCCCCTTCCCCTTGATATTATTTTTGTGAATTCTGACATGGAGATCGTTCGTATTCACAGAAATACCCAACCCTTTTCGCAGCAGAGTATTCAGTCAGAAGCTCCGGCTCGTTTTGTGGTAGAAGTAAGTGCAGGATATACACTTGAACATGATATTCGTGAAGGAATGGACATCAAAATTGAAGGTGTAAATTTCTAA
- the coaE gene encoding dephospho-CoA kinase (Dephospho-CoA kinase (CoaE) performs the final step in coenzyme A biosynthesis.): MITVGVTGGIGSGKTTVCKEWEKLGAKVVYADDLAKELMVSDKKLKKSLIKAFGNETYREDGSLNREHLIRQAFEEERVEKLNELVHPAVARKFREISMVAEKEGKKVVVEEAALLLNKGRPPGFDVIVIVRSNRENRVKRVVKRDSVSSEKVLDRLKKQPDFEELLHLADYTIENDGTLKQLREKSIQLFYNILEKYGE, encoded by the coding sequence ATGATTACCGTCGGCGTAACAGGAGGAATAGGTTCAGGAAAAACAACTGTCTGTAAAGAATGGGAAAAACTGGGTGCCAAAGTTGTTTACGCTGATGATCTGGCCAAAGAGCTGATGGTGTCGGATAAAAAGCTTAAGAAATCATTGATAAAAGCTTTTGGAAATGAAACGTATCGAGAGGATGGCAGTTTAAATCGGGAACATCTAATCCGGCAAGCTTTTGAGGAGGAAAGGGTTGAAAAGCTGAATGAACTTGTTCACCCGGCTGTGGCCAGGAAATTCAGGGAGATTAGCATGGTGGCTGAAAAAGAAGGGAAAAAAGTAGTTGTTGAAGAAGCTGCTTTACTATTGAATAAGGGCAGGCCACCAGGTTTTGATGTGATTGTAATTGTGAGAAGTAACCGAGAAAATCGTGTAAAAAGAGTCGTGAAAAGAGATTCAGTATCCAGTGAAAAAGTATTAGACAGGCTTAAAAAACAACCAGACTTTGAAGAACTCTTACATCTTGCTGATTACACAATTGAAAATGATGGGACACTCAAACAGCTGAGGGAGAAGTCTATTCAATTATTTTATAATATTTTGGAAAAGTACGGCGAGTAA
- the prfB gene encoding peptide chain release factor 2 (programmed frameshift) — MSQIQFDKVKELFERLDALRGYLDYEKRKVRIIELQEQTQDPHFWDDPDKAQQVMRDLDFEKEIIEKWDELDELRDSIQVYKQFLDEGEDVIDELEEEILRFREKLKDLELQNMLSDQDDHRNAIITFNPGAGGTESQDWGVMLFRMYSRWAEKKEYDLSVVEYQDGDVAGLKSATIEVKGPNAYGFLKSESGVHRLVRISPFDSNSRRHTSFCSVFVSPIVDDTIEVNLNDSDIELQRFHASGAGGQNVNKVETGVRLIWTGTLSDGTEERVVAECQQERSQMQNREKAMTMLRSKVYELEKNIKEREKQKLEDSKSSNEWGSQIRSYVFHPYNMVKDHRTNHETGDVQGVMDGDLDEFMKAYLLMNTATVST, encoded by the exons ATGAGTCAGATACAATTTGATAAAGTTAAAGAACTCTTTGAGCGCCTTGATGCGCTCAGGGGGTATCTT GACTATGAGAAACGAAAAGTTCGAATTATAGAATTACAGGAGCAAACCCAGGATCCACATTTTTGGGATGATCCGGATAAAGCCCAGCAGGTAATGCGGGATCTGGATTTCGAAAAAGAGATTATTGAAAAATGGGATGAGCTCGATGAATTGCGCGATAGCATTCAGGTATATAAACAGTTTCTTGATGAAGGTGAAGATGTAATCGACGAACTTGAAGAAGAAATTTTGCGATTTCGGGAGAAACTGAAAGATCTTGAACTGCAAAATATGCTTAGCGATCAGGATGATCATAGAAATGCGATCATAACATTCAATCCCGGAGCCGGTGGAACTGAAAGCCAGGATTGGGGAGTTATGCTATTTAGAATGTACTCCCGGTGGGCTGAAAAAAAAGAGTATGATCTTTCTGTTGTTGAATATCAGGATGGTGATGTAGCCGGTTTGAAAAGTGCCACTATTGAGGTGAAAGGGCCGAATGCCTATGGGTTTTTAAAATCAGAAAGCGGGGTACACAGATTGGTTCGAATCTCTCCGTTTGACAGTAATTCCAGGCGCCACACATCATTTTGTTCCGTTTTTGTCTCGCCCATTGTTGATGACACCATCGAAGTAAATCTGAATGATTCGGATATTGAACTTCAACGATTTCATGCCAGTGGTGCCGGTGGGCAGAATGTAAACAAAGTGGAAACCGGTGTACGGCTCATCTGGACCGGTACACTCTCAGATGGAACAGAGGAACGAGTAGTGGCTGAATGTCAGCAGGAACGCTCCCAGATGCAGAATCGTGAAAAAGCTATGACGATGCTGAGATCGAAGGTCTATGAGCTTGAGAAAAACATCAAAGAGAGAGAAAAACAAAAACTTGAAGATTCTAAAAGCAGCAATGAATGGGGTTCGCAAATCCGTTCGTATGTGTTTCATCCATATAATATGGTTAAAGACCACAGAACAAATCATGAAACAGGCGATGTACAGGGTGTGATGGATGGGGATCTTGACGAGTTTATGAAAGCCTACCTGTTGATGAATACTGCAACAGTCTCCACATGA
- a CDS encoding DUF883 C-terminal domain-containing protein, translating to MADLKAKEEELKETLEKERKELKNTYADIRKKLKSEGDRLQGELQKEYSHARDYVEKNPETGVGVALAGGLLLGFAIAKLFNK from the coding sequence ATGGCTGATTTGAAAGCAAAAGAAGAAGAGTTGAAAGAAACTCTGGAAAAAGAAAGAAAAGAACTAAAAAATACGTATGCGGATATCCGCAAGAAGCTAAAATCCGAAGGTGATCGACTCCAGGGAGAACTCCAAAAGGAATACTCTCATGCCAGGGATTATGTAGAAAAAAATCCTGAAACAGGCGTTGGAGTTGCATTAGCCGGTGGATTACTCTTAGGTTTTGCCATCGCAAAACTTTTTAACAAATAA
- a CDS encoding ABC transporter ATP-binding protein, protein MRSKRETEAVDSVLIRRLYYFFKPYRWWAVFAIALTLTASYLGTVRPKLTQIAVDDYIVDGDIEGLMWIITLLVLALVGEFLVLIINTYVTRWFGQGVLFNIRNAVFEKIQSLHVQFFDKNPIGRLITRTTSDIEALSELLSDGIVNMVGDLFRIFFILFFMLSMSWELTVVSILVLPMLFYATFWFKGKVRIAFLEVRDQIARLNSFVQEHINGMSVVQLFNREEKEKEKFVDINADHRKAHIKTIFYFSIFWPLVEVFASLAMALVVWYGGGRALMGDVTFGVLLAFIQYVRQFFNPIRGLSEKYNTLQSALASSERIFDVLDTPKKVKDSSKSKSLKNAKGEIEFENVSFRYNADEELIIDNVSFDVQPGELLAVVGATGAGKTTLINLLLRFYDIQEGKILLDGTNIKNVSLKELRSQFALVLQDNALFSGTVLENITLGHKDITRKQVIEAAKAVEAHQFIKKLPGTYDFVLQERGASLSMGQRQLICFVRAMVYDPKILILDEATSSVDSETEELVSLACKKMMQGRTSIVIAHRLSTIQGADKILVMHKGQIRETGTHQELVQKDGGIYRKLYELQYRDQAVNSKTIA, encoded by the coding sequence TTGAGATCTAAACGTGAAACTGAAGCCGTCGACTCTGTATTGATTCGGCGGCTTTATTACTTTTTTAAACCTTACCGTTGGTGGGCAGTGTTTGCCATTGCGCTTACACTTACAGCCTCATACCTGGGAACGGTACGTCCGAAGTTAACCCAGATTGCTGTCGATGATTATATTGTTGACGGTGATATTGAAGGGTTGATGTGGATTATAACATTATTGGTGTTAGCCCTGGTAGGCGAATTTTTAGTACTCATCATCAACACCTACGTTACAAGATGGTTTGGGCAGGGAGTTCTGTTTAATATTCGGAACGCTGTATTTGAAAAAATTCAATCTCTCCACGTTCAGTTTTTCGACAAAAATCCCATCGGCCGGTTGATTACTCGTACTACAAGTGATATTGAAGCTCTGAGTGAGCTTCTCTCTGATGGGATTGTAAATATGGTGGGGGATCTGTTTCGGATATTCTTCATTCTTTTCTTTATGCTCAGTATGAGTTGGGAACTGACCGTTGTTTCCATACTTGTACTCCCGATGCTGTTTTATGCAACGTTTTGGTTTAAAGGGAAGGTTCGTATCGCGTTCCTCGAAGTTCGGGACCAGATTGCCAGGCTGAATTCCTTTGTGCAGGAGCACATTAATGGGATGTCCGTGGTTCAGCTTTTTAACCGTGAAGAAAAAGAGAAAGAGAAGTTTGTAGATATCAATGCGGACCACCGAAAAGCCCACATCAAAACCATATTTTATTTTTCCATATTCTGGCCGCTGGTTGAAGTGTTTGCAAGCCTTGCGATGGCATTGGTGGTTTGGTACGGCGGTGGACGCGCGCTGATGGGAGATGTTACATTCGGTGTGCTCCTGGCTTTTATCCAATACGTTCGACAATTCTTCAATCCCATTCGCGGACTTTCGGAAAAATATAATACACTTCAATCCGCACTGGCTTCATCCGAACGCATTTTCGATGTATTAGATACGCCCAAAAAAGTGAAAGACAGCTCAAAGAGTAAATCTCTGAAGAATGCTAAAGGAGAAATCGAGTTTGAGAATGTGTCTTTCCGGTATAATGCAGATGAAGAGCTTATTATTGATAATGTATCATTCGATGTGCAACCCGGTGAGTTGCTTGCAGTTGTGGGCGCAACGGGTGCCGGAAAAACAACACTGATTAATCTCTTATTACGATTTTATGATATCCAGGAAGGTAAAATATTGCTCGATGGAACAAATATTAAGAATGTATCTTTGAAAGAGTTGCGTTCACAATTTGCCCTGGTACTCCAGGATAATGCTCTATTTTCAGGTACTGTTTTAGAAAATATTACCCTTGGGCACAAAGATATAACGCGGAAACAGGTGATTGAAGCTGCTAAAGCTGTGGAAGCTCACCAGTTTATAAAAAAATTACCGGGTACTTATGATTTTGTACTTCAGGAACGGGGAGCATCGTTATCAATGGGACAGCGGCAATTAATTTGTTTTGTAAGGGCTATGGTTTATGATCCAAAAATTTTAATTTTAGATGAGGCGACATCGAGTGTTGATTCCGAAACGGAAGAACTTGTTTCGCTTGCCTGCAAGAAGATGATGCAGGGGCGAACGTCCATTGTTATTGCTCACCGGTTGTCAACCATTCAGGGTGCAGATAAAATATTGGTGATGCATAAAGGACAGATCCGTGAAACCGGTACACACCAGGAATTGGTGCAAAAAGATGGTGGAATTTATCGAAAATTATACGAGTTACAATACAGAGACCAAGCTGTAAATTCAAAAACAATTGCTTGA
- the rnz gene encoding ribonuclease Z, whose amino-acid sequence MIIVPLGVASATPTATRHLPSVALWREGDVHLFDCGESAQMRMLQAGLKRSKIENIFISHFDMDHYSGMLGLLSTLQLQRREKSLNIIGPKGIKDYVEWNLNFANVHLNFDINFVEVEEDFEEERVVDEDEYYVEARPLNHTTFCIGYRFQEKDRPGKVDAEKAEAMGISEDAQYKALKAGEDVELEDGTIVKSYDIVGHPRPGDSFAYVTDTKYHPNAVELAKNTNILYHEATFSESLAEKAAETGHSTSADAARVANEAQTKLLVIGHFSARYTNPFVLLREARDKFFPAWLATELRPIYTNPSQEKGIVQQKVYIKEANSSSGGGKKSKKRSRKSDKSKKRFRKRKSSSSDRKRRSKSSSSSSERKRKRPDRKRNDNDENQGSSRPPKHITPRTPFDNFDRF is encoded by the coding sequence ATGATTATTGTACCCTTAGGTGTTGCATCTGCAACGCCCACTGCAACCAGACACTTACCATCCGTTGCACTTTGGAGAGAAGGAGATGTACATCTTTTCGACTGTGGTGAAAGCGCTCAAATGAGGATGTTACAGGCCGGGCTCAAACGGTCGAAGATTGAAAATATCTTCATTTCCCATTTCGATATGGATCACTACTCCGGAATGTTAGGACTTCTTTCTACTCTGCAGTTACAACGGCGGGAAAAATCACTCAATATCATAGGTCCGAAAGGAATTAAAGATTATGTTGAGTGGAACCTGAATTTCGCAAATGTTCACCTAAATTTTGACATTAACTTTGTTGAAGTTGAGGAAGATTTTGAGGAAGAACGGGTGGTAGATGAAGATGAATATTATGTAGAAGCCCGACCGCTAAACCATACCACTTTTTGTATTGGCTACCGGTTCCAGGAAAAAGACAGGCCCGGAAAAGTGGATGCTGAAAAAGCTGAAGCGATGGGAATTAGTGAAGATGCACAATATAAAGCTCTCAAAGCCGGCGAAGATGTAGAACTGGAAGACGGCACCATAGTGAAGTCCTACGATATTGTAGGTCACCCACGCCCCGGTGATAGCTTTGCCTATGTGACGGATACGAAATATCATCCCAATGCTGTGGAATTGGCTAAGAATACGAATATCCTTTATCACGAAGCAACATTCAGTGAGTCATTGGCTGAAAAAGCTGCCGAAACGGGGCATTCAACGTCAGCAGATGCAGCTCGGGTAGCTAATGAAGCTCAGACAAAACTTTTGGTTATCGGCCATTTTTCAGCCCGGTATACCAATCCGTTTGTCCTGTTACGTGAAGCACGCGATAAATTCTTTCCAGCCTGGCTTGCTACTGAATTACGGCCTATCTACACCAATCCTTCGCAAGAAAAAGGCATTGTGCAACAGAAGGTCTATATCAAAGAAGCGAACAGCAGTTCGGGCGGTGGTAAGAAGAGTAAGAAACGCAGCCGCAAATCTGATAAAAGTAAGAAGCGATTCAGAAAGCGCAAGAGTTCTTCCTCCGACAGGAAAAGACGAAGTAAAAGCAGCAGTTCCTCGAGCGAACGAAAGCGTAAACGGCCAGACCGAAAGAGAAATGATAATGATGAAAATCAAGGCTCATCAAGGCCGCCAAAGCACATTACGCCGCGAACTCCATTCGATAATTTTGACCGTTTCTAA
- a CDS encoding ABC transporter ATP-binding protein: MDSFKKLNRYLKKYKWILLLGALFLTGSNFFLIWIPVLIRRTMDEVELLGEEYSAEYDSMMEILFSSEAGEILAYNSLLLVGTVLLYGILLFATRQTLIVSSRKIEFDIRNKVMDKLLELPQRYFATNTSGETYTRATEDVARVREYFGPVLMYTINTFTRAGFIIAMMIIVNPTLTFWALLPLPFLSAFAYWVSGYINKYQVIIQEQYSRIAGKANEAFNSIRLIKAYNRQEYEQEKFEKESDDYRVKKLRLDLVESLFHPTLNLLIGLSVVIVVWKGGIMVIDDAITIGNIAEFVIYVAYLTWPVAALGYTVNTLQKSLASWERINNMLSEPIEILDKDESPKRTIGEVNGEIEFRNVSFKYPGTDEYAIKDVSMKIPAGSNVAIVGRTGAGKTTLVNLIPRLFDPTEGEILIDGVNIKEWRLRDLRDLIGYVPQETFLFSTTVKENIAFGVEDASMKQIEEAADSAEVLQNILDFEKKFETLVGERGITLSGGQKQRTAIARAIIKKPGIVIFDDSLSAVDTKTEDAILEHLRVELSHVTTIMISHRISTVKNADTIFYIQDGSIIEAGTHDELIDGEGRYSDMYRKQLLEQELAQI; this comes from the coding sequence TTGGACTCCTTTAAAAAACTTAACCGGTATTTAAAAAAGTATAAATGGATTCTCCTTCTTGGAGCACTCTTTCTAACCGGATCTAATTTCTTTCTAATCTGGATACCGGTACTTATACGTCGGACAATGGATGAAGTCGAGTTGTTGGGAGAAGAATACTCGGCTGAGTATGATTCCATGATGGAAATTCTTTTTTCAAGCGAAGCAGGTGAAATTCTTGCTTATAATTCTTTATTGCTGGTAGGTACTGTTCTGCTCTACGGCATTCTTCTTTTCGCCACCCGGCAAACTCTCATTGTAAGCTCAAGAAAAATTGAGTTTGATATTCGGAATAAGGTGATGGATAAGTTACTTGAGCTTCCGCAACGTTATTTTGCTACAAATACATCAGGTGAAACTTACACCCGGGCTACAGAAGATGTTGCACGGGTTCGTGAGTATTTTGGACCCGTTCTGATGTATACCATCAACACTTTTACAAGAGCTGGATTTATTATCGCAATGATGATTATTGTAAACCCCACGCTAACGTTTTGGGCACTGTTACCGCTGCCATTTCTTTCAGCTTTTGCTTACTGGGTGAGCGGATATATCAATAAATACCAGGTAATCATTCAGGAACAATATTCCAGAATTGCAGGCAAAGCAAATGAGGCGTTCAACAGTATCCGGCTTATTAAAGCCTACAACCGCCAGGAATACGAGCAAGAGAAGTTTGAAAAAGAAAGTGATGATTATCGCGTAAAGAAACTTCGTCTCGATCTTGTAGAATCACTATTTCATCCCACACTTAATTTGTTAATTGGTCTGTCCGTTGTAATTGTGGTTTGGAAAGGTGGTATAATGGTGATAGACGATGCCATTACCATCGGTAACATTGCGGAGTTTGTGATTTATGTTGCGTATTTAACCTGGCCGGTTGCTGCGTTGGGATATACCGTAAATACACTTCAAAAATCTCTGGCTTCCTGGGAGAGAATCAATAATATGCTATCAGAACCGATTGAAATACTGGACAAAGATGAATCTCCGAAGAGAACAATAGGAGAAGTTAACGGTGAGATAGAGTTCAGGAATGTGAGTTTTAAATATCCCGGAACTGATGAATACGCAATTAAGGATGTAAGTATGAAAATTCCGGCTGGAAGTAATGTTGCTATTGTAGGACGAACCGGTGCAGGTAAAACAACACTTGTAAATTTAATTCCCAGGTTGTTTGATCCAACCGAGGGAGAGATTCTCATAGACGGGGTAAATATAAAAGAGTGGAGGCTTCGGGATTTGAGAGATCTGATCGGGTATGTTCCCCAGGAAACATTTTTATTTTCAACAACGGTGAAAGAAAATATAGCTTTCGGTGTTGAAGATGCATCGATGAAACAGATTGAAGAAGCGGCAGATAGTGCAGAAGTATTGCAGAATATTTTGGATTTTGAGAAAAAATTTGAGACACTTGTTGGAGAAAGAGGTATTACTCTTTCAGGGGGTCAAAAACAGAGGACGGCAATAGCCAGGGCTATTATAAAAAAACCCGGCATAGTTATTTTCGACGATTCGCTCAGTGCCGTTGATACAAAAACAGAAGATGCCATATTGGAGCATTTGAGGGTGGAGCTGTCACACGTAACAACAATTATGATATCACATAGAATTTCTACTGTTAAAAACGCCGATACAATTTTTTATATTCAAGATGGTTCAATTATTGAAGCCGGTACTCATGATGAATTAATAGATGGCGAAGGACGTTACTCTGATATGTACCGCAAGCAACTTCTTGAACAAGAATTGGCTCAAATATAA
- a CDS encoding FAD-dependent oxidoreductase: MVIGIIGAGLSGLTAGRILARAGHEVTVFEKSRGYGGRMATRYAGKENSSKMDHGLSYFGVKSNEFREFTAELLDQGLIQTWGDNFAAYDGEKFLESAPNQSSEALYTSTGGMNKIGKYLARWVDIRTETKVGGLTYFGTNRSKKRSWMMNLTSSNTFEADAVIIALPAPQAYGIISSTIDETNTLKIVRQIDEVSYQPAFSLMAGYGSEEAPDWEGVICRNSPLEFISNESLKRDTQETSFVLQTSGGFTKEYRDSDEDTISKKMLGEFAEIAGGWAASPEWQQLHFWRYSRAQKVINSPYLELEDEDAPLALTGDYLNGNTVDDSYRSGYMLANDWVKKF; this comes from the coding sequence ATGGTTATTGGAATAATTGGAGCAGGACTTTCCGGTTTGACAGCCGGCAGAATTTTAGCCAGGGCGGGACACGAAGTTACAGTATTTGAAAAGAGCAGGGGATATGGCGGGCGTATGGCAACCCGCTATGCCGGTAAAGAGAACTCCTCAAAAATGGATCATGGGCTCTCCTATTTTGGTGTAAAATCGAACGAATTTCGTGAGTTTACTGCAGAACTGCTGGACCAGGGTTTGATTCAAACCTGGGGCGATAATTTTGCAGCTTATGATGGCGAAAAATTCCTTGAATCAGCCCCAAATCAATCCAGCGAGGCGCTCTACACCTCCACTGGAGGAATGAATAAAATTGGCAAATACCTGGCCCGATGGGTGGATATTCGCACAGAAACGAAAGTGGGCGGACTCACATATTTTGGAACCAATCGTTCAAAAAAACGTTCCTGGATGATGAACCTGACATCCAGCAATACTTTCGAAGCCGATGCTGTGATTATAGCCCTTCCCGCACCGCAGGCGTATGGAATAATCTCATCAACCATCGATGAAACCAATACTCTGAAGATTGTCCGACAGATTGATGAAGTTTCGTACCAACCGGCATTTTCTTTGATGGCGGGTTATGGAAGTGAGGAAGCACCCGATTGGGAAGGAGTAATCTGCAGAAACAGTCCGCTGGAGTTTATATCCAACGAAAGTTTGAAACGAGATACGCAGGAAACCTCATTTGTGCTTCAAACGTCCGGTGGCTTTACAAAGGAATACAGAGATAGTGATGAAGACACAATAAGCAAAAAAATGCTGGGCGAATTTGCCGAGATTGCCGGAGGTTGGGCTGCCTCTCCCGAATGGCAGCAACTACATTTCTGGCGTTATAGTCGTGCTCAAAAAGTAATAAACAGTCCCTACCTGGAGCTGGAAGATGAGGATGCACCCCTGGCGCTAACAGGTGATTACCTGAACGGAAATACAGTGGATGACTCTTATCGATCCGGGTATATGTTAGCCAATGACTGGGTGAAAAAATTCTGA